The following coding sequences lie in one Maylandia zebra isolate NMK-2024a linkage group LG14, Mzebra_GT3a, whole genome shotgun sequence genomic window:
- the LOC101464464 gene encoding caspase-1-A, translating to MADKELGRVRSDFLTSVSKAVIKMLLDDLVEDGVLNDMESESILEENDSRADKARCLIDTVRKKGDPASSKMIVHLKSRDSSLYEKLGLSCSQPSQAASAPDPREPPEWSNTLIHTTEKFWKMKMDDKSIYHVTKDAFKNRVALLITNMKFTDGKFNRNGAEKDEENMRKLLSALGYEVVKYTNLTGKAINKALIDFSKHPKLKDTDSVLVVIMSHGKLGAVLGVDCKEPICDNEEQDAYEVNNIYKQLSSDKCPALLNKPKIIIIQACRGEERGGVLVSDCAKPDLVCDDVKQPSPSLCADEEGLEDDTLRCVHKEKDFISLLSCTPDTVSYRDRNQGSILIQYIVQVFNTFAHQDDVEELFRKVMQRFEDFSVQNRRQMPTKDRCTLTRRFYFFPGL from the exons ATGGCAG ATAAGGAGCTTGGCAGGGTACGGTCAGACTTTCTGACGAGTGTGTCCAAAGCGGTTATAAAGATGCTGCTTGACGACCTCGTAGAAGATGGTGTGCTGAATGATATGGAGAGCGAGTCAATACTTGAAGAGAATGACAGCAGGGCTGATAAGGCGCGCTGTCTCATTGACACTGTGAGGAAAAAAGGAGACCCAGCCAGCAGCAAGATGATCGTTCACCTTAAAAGTAGAGACTCTTCTCTTTACGAAAAGCTTGGTTTGTCTTGCAGTCAGCCTTCTCAGGCAG CCTCAGCTCCAGATCCTCGGGAGCCACCAGAATGGTCAAATACACTGATCCACACGACTGAGAAATTCTGGAAGATGAAAATGGATGATAAAAGT atttaCCATGTGACCAAAGACGCCTTTAAAAATCGCGTAGCTCTGCTGATCACTAACATGAAGTTTACTGATGGGAAATTCAATAGAAATGGAGCTGAGAAAGATGAGGAGAACATGAGGAAGCTGCTCTCTGCTCTGGGTTATGAAGTGGTGAAATACACAAATCTCACAGGAAAG GCAATTAATAAGGCTCTAATTGACTTCTCCAAACATCCAAAACTCAAAGATACAGACAGTGTGTTGGTGGTTATAATGTCTCACGGGAAGCTAGGAGCAGTCCTTGGTGTCGACTGCAAAGAACCCATTTGTGATAATGAGGAACAAGATGCGTATGAGGTGAACAACATTTACAAGCAGTTGAGCTCAGACAAGTGTCCTGCACTTCTGAACAAACCCaagatcatcatcatccaggccTGCAGAGGAG aggagagaggaggtgtGCTTGTTAGTGACTGTGCAAAGCCAGATCTGGTCTGTGATGACGTGAAACAGCCAAGTCCATCCCTATGTGCTGATGAAGAGGGCTTAGAAGACGACACTCTACGATGTGTacacaaggaaaaagacttCATTTCTCTTCTCTCCTGCACTCCAG ATACTGTGTCATATAGAGACAGGAATCAAGGGTCTATCCTCATACAGTACATTGTTCAGGTTTTCAACACCTTTGCACATCAAGACGACGTCGAGGAGCTCTTCAGAAAA